In bacterium, a single window of DNA contains:
- a CDS encoding tetratricopeptide repeat protein produces MKKYLIYRLVLLIILIICLMVYYFVAYPKQQAGKHFNLAAAAFDQNDFQTAINEYRKALEYKPDVPEIYHNLTLAYIQAGQFDSAIESGLKSLQLTPTNAEMHYYLGIAYEQKNLNEQAIAEYRKYLEVKPTGEFATEAQQQIAVLKEKLYLPQTVEEKLEKVNRDLDMINEVLRRQHAK; encoded by the coding sequence ATGAAAAAATATCTCATATATCGATTGGTATTATTGATTATTTTGATAATTTGTCTCATGGTTTATTATTTTGTGGCTTACCCCAAACAGCAAGCTGGTAAACATTTCAATCTAGCGGCTGCTGCGTTTGACCAGAATGATTTTCAGACGGCAATAAATGAATATAGGAAAGCATTAGAATACAAACCTGATGTTCCGGAGATATACCATAATCTGACGCTAGCATATATTCAAGCTGGCCAATTCGACTCTGCAATTGAATCCGGTCTCAAATCACTTCAGCTAACCCCGACGAATGCAGAAATGCATTATTATCTCGGAATAGCGTATGAACAGAAAAACCTGAATGAACAGGCAATAGCTGAATATCGGAAATATCTTGAAGTGAAACCGACCGGAGAATTCGCTACGGAAGCGCAACAGCAGATAGCGGTGCTAAAAGAGAAATTATATCTGCCACAAACCGTTGAAGAGAAACTTGAGAAAGTCAACCGAGATTTGGATATGATTAACGAAGTGTTACGCCGGCAACACGCAAAATAA
- a CDS encoding MarC family protein produces the protein MYFFEPYLLTFIPLFVAVDAIGLLPIYISLTEGVTFELRMKILWQSLLTATIVALLFVFIGRWIFSVLGVTVADFKIAGGLILLVLAIMDLLKESTEWRVGKETMGIVPIGVPLIVGPAVLTTVIMFADIHGITPTLVSLLLNLAIVGILFYYVDTIIAFIGKGGAKAVSKVISLLLAAIAVMMIRQGLQEFIK, from the coding sequence ATGTATTTTTTCGAACCATATCTTTTGACGTTTATTCCGCTTTTTGTTGCGGTTGATGCGATAGGGTTATTGCCAATCTATATCTCGTTAACCGAAGGAGTTACGTTTGAATTGCGAATGAAAATTCTGTGGCAATCGCTGTTAACTGCAACGATTGTCGCATTACTCTTTGTTTTTATTGGCAGATGGATTTTTTCCGTTCTCGGGGTAACCGTAGCAGATTTTAAAATCGCTGGTGGCTTGATTCTGCTGGTTCTGGCGATCATGGATTTGTTGAAAGAATCTACTGAATGGCGCGTAGGGAAAGAAACGATGGGGATTGTTCCGATTGGTGTCCCGCTTATTGTCGGACCAGCGGTGTTAACCACGGTGATTATGTTTGCGGATATCCACGGAATAACCCCAACTTTAGTTTCGTTACTTTTGAATTTGGCGATTGTCGGTATCTTATTCTATTACGTGGATACAATAATTGCGTTTATCGGGAAAGGTGGCGCGAAAGCAGTATCGAAAGTTATCAGTTTACTCCTAGCGGCGATTGCAGTAATGATGATTCGGCAGGGACTACAAGAGTTTATCAAATAG
- a CDS encoding PQQ-binding-like beta-propeller repeat protein, whose product MRQKVGLYQISWCLGLVFILFSTGLAWQFIQFTDTHIGDQVGTETFKQVIPAMNALQPKPEFIINTGDLTELGSELEFSLYSTFIHQIDIPVYSVMGNHEIRWSDSYKKRFERYFGKRYYSFDHKGLHFVILDDTIPMQHHGHIYQSQLDWLTRDLTSLKQGTPVILALHHPPASDGRYIDNDRELFKVIRPYNVIAILVGHGHIEKLTYTENIPILMTKATRTGGYKLFEVGDNEITAYACEIGKTAATDTIRISLKRVVPHPAESDEEIQSAHILWKTKIADGLQFPPAIGEGKLFFGTEWGKFYALNAKTGKQIWKVNVNSAIVGSPAFADGTVYIGTVDGGIYSFQAKNGKLNWKFQTGGAIIASPTVNSGLLYIGSGDRNFYAIDCKTGQERWKFGCQDHISAQALVHQGKVYFGSWDGNAYSLDAYTGTTCWINRVGTSIYWAPSVTMPVLAGNKVIYTALESIDKRVLGRVYAFELFSGNTVWTMVTRACQTNPAYDGTNVYHFGLSGEIMAIDAETGTKNWSLQLKQPIFASHILIDNNTFYIPLLNGDLAILNPIDGTRIQRIPISKTGFLFSGPVINNGICYQPAFDGTVVAIDLSKISRN is encoded by the coding sequence ATGCGACAAAAAGTAGGGTTGTACCAAATCAGTTGGTGTTTAGGATTAGTTTTTATACTTTTTTCGACTGGATTAGCGTGGCAGTTTATCCAGTTCACGGATACTCATATAGGCGACCAAGTTGGAACTGAAACCTTCAAACAAGTTATCCCAGCGATGAATGCGCTCCAACCGAAACCGGAGTTTATTATTAATACCGGGGATTTAACTGAACTTGGGAGTGAGCTAGAATTTTCGTTATATTCAACTTTCATTCATCAGATAGATATCCCCGTCTATTCCGTTATGGGAAACCATGAAATCCGCTGGTCGGATAGTTATAAGAAACGGTTTGAACGATATTTTGGGAAACGGTATTATTCATTCGACCATAAAGGACTCCATTTTGTTATTCTCGACGATACTATCCCAATGCAACATCACGGACATATATATCAATCCCAACTCGATTGGTTGACCCGAGATTTAACCTCGTTAAAGCAAGGAACTCCGGTTATCTTAGCGCTGCATCATCCACCGGCTTCCGATGGTAGATATATTGATAATGATCGCGAGTTATTTAAAGTGATTCGACCGTATAATGTTATCGCGATATTAGTCGGTCATGGGCATATTGAGAAGTTAACTTATACTGAAAACATCCCGATTCTGATGACAAAAGCAACACGGACTGGCGGATATAAATTGTTCGAGGTTGGTGATAACGAGATAACCGCATATGCTTGCGAAATTGGGAAAACTGCAGCTACTGATACCATCCGTATATCGTTAAAACGAGTTGTTCCGCACCCGGCAGAATCCGATGAAGAAATACAGTCAGCGCATATTCTCTGGAAGACTAAGATAGCAGATGGATTGCAATTTCCACCAGCAATCGGAGAAGGGAAATTATTCTTCGGAACTGAATGGGGAAAATTCTATGCGCTCAATGCGAAAACTGGTAAGCAGATTTGGAAGGTAAACGTTAATAGCGCAATTGTCGGGTCACCAGCGTTTGCCGATGGAACGGTTTATATCGGAACAGTTGACGGGGGGATATATTCTTTCCAAGCGAAGAATGGTAAATTAAATTGGAAATTTCAAACCGGTGGTGCGATTATCGCCTCACCAACAGTTAATTCCGGATTACTCTATATCGGTTCCGGAGACCGTAATTTCTATGCGATAGACTGTAAAACCGGTCAGGAACGATGGAAATTCGGTTGTCAAGACCATATTTCTGCGCAAGCGCTGGTGCATCAAGGGAAAGTATATTTCGGTTCTTGGGATGGGAATGCGTATAGTTTGGATGCATACACCGGTACAACTTGTTGGATAAATCGAGTCGGAACGTCTATCTATTGGGCTCCGTCAGTAACCATGCCGGTTTTAGCTGGGAATAAGGTTATTTATACCGCATTAGAATCGATTGATAAACGCGTTCTCGGTCGGGTCTATGCCTTCGAGCTATTTTCCGGGAACACGGTTTGGACAATGGTAACCCGTGCATGTCAAACCAATCCAGCGTATGATGGAACGAATGTATATCATTTCGGGCTAAGCGGCGAAATTATGGCAATAGATGCTGAAACTGGCACGAAGAATTGGTCGCTCCAATTGAAACAGCCGATTTTTGCTAGCCATATTCTCATAGATAATAATACATTCTACATCCCGCTATTAAATGGAGATTTAGCAATATTGAATCCGATTGATGGAACTAGAATTCAGCGGATTCCGATTTCGAAAACCGGATTCTTATTTTCTGGACCGGTTATCAATAACGGTATTTGTTATCAACCTGCGTTTGATGGAACCGTTGTTGCAATAGACCTTTCAAAAATTAGTAGAAATTGA
- a CDS encoding D-lyxose/D-mannose family sugar isomerase codes for MRRSEINKYIREAIKTFERFQFQLPPFAYWSPEEWKSKGHEVDEIRNHALGWDITDFGLGNFERFGLILFTLRNGNLNDPNCLKKYCEKIMLVREHQVTPFHFHWTKMEDIINRMGGNLQMTLYNSDEHEKLADSDVIVSIDGMQKTFPAGTTITLRPGESITFPPKLYHNFWAEIGKGNVLVGEVSLVNDDVKDNRFLDALPRFPEIIEDEPKQFLLCSEYPPA; via the coding sequence ATGAGACGTAGTGAAATCAATAAATATATTCGAGAAGCAATTAAAACCTTCGAGCGATTCCAGTTTCAGTTACCGCCGTTTGCGTATTGGTCACCGGAAGAATGGAAATCGAAAGGACACGAAGTAGATGAGATTCGGAACCATGCGCTCGGTTGGGATATAACCGATTTCGGACTCGGAAATTTCGAACGGTTCGGATTAATCTTATTCACCTTACGGAACGGGAATCTGAACGATCCGAATTGCCTGAAGAAATATTGCGAAAAGATTATGCTGGTTCGTGAACATCAGGTTACCCCGTTCCATTTCCATTGGACGAAAATGGAAGATATCATCAATCGGATGGGTGGAAATCTCCAGATGACACTCTATAATTCGGATGAACATGAGAAGCTTGCAGATTCAGATGTTATCGTTTCGATTGACGGGATGCAAAAAACTTTCCCTGCAGGAACAACCATAACCCTTCGTCCGGGAGAAAGTATCACTTTCCCCCCGAAACTCTATCATAATTTCTGGGCGGAAATCGGGAAAGGGAACGTCCTCGTTGGCGAAGTATCGCTCGTGAATGATGATGTTAAAGATAACCGTTTCCTCGATGCGTTGCCCCGCTTTCCGGAGATTATCGAAGACGAACCGAAACAATTCCTGCTTTGCTCCGAGTACCCACCAGCTTAA
- a CDS encoding anaerobic sulfatase maturase, which translates to MPRYHPELAFHIIAKPVGPLCNLACRYCFYLEKHNLFPATEQYRMSDVVLETYIKQYIQSQDVPEIHFSWQGGEPTLLGIEFYQKVIRLQQKYANGKKITNSFQTNGILLNDAWAEFLAQHHFLIGLSIDGPQEYHDCYRVNNQQQPTFDRVMLGLEILKKHQVEFNTLTCVHKKNMRSAKVIYQFLKNIGANYQQYIPIVERKSNGIGQGAERSQPLASPPDLVHPEKSMQVTKWSVEPREFGRFLIDIFDLWVEQDIGEVFVQYFDNALSNWLGLRSPLCVFAPECGKTVVIEHNGMLYSCDHYVYPKFALGNILEHQLNELVYSEKQQQFGKNKSALLPEYCQQCEVRFACNGGCPKHRFLQTPAGQPGLNYLCQGLKLFFEHIRPYMEIMRQLVYAGRPASAIRELIAQQKKLERSKKMKPNDLCFCGSGKKYKKCCGMLDAGY; encoded by the coding sequence ATGCCGAGATATCATCCGGAACTTGCCTTTCATATAATCGCCAAACCCGTAGGTCCGCTTTGCAATCTAGCGTGCCGATATTGTTTCTATCTGGAAAAGCATAATTTATTCCCGGCAACCGAACAGTATCGGATGTCAGATGTGGTGCTAGAAACGTATATAAAACAATATATCCAGTCGCAAGATGTACCAGAAATCCATTTCAGCTGGCAGGGTGGCGAACCAACGTTGTTAGGAATAGAGTTCTATCAGAAAGTGATTCGGCTACAGCAGAAATATGCTAATGGAAAAAAAATAACTAATTCTTTCCAGACCAACGGTATACTGCTGAATGACGCTTGGGCAGAATTTCTAGCGCAGCATCATTTTTTGATTGGATTGAGTATCGATGGCCCGCAAGAATACCATGATTGCTACCGAGTGAATAACCAGCAGCAACCGACGTTCGACCGTGTCATGCTCGGGTTAGAGATTCTCAAAAAACATCAGGTAGAATTTAATACGTTAACCTGCGTCCATAAAAAGAATATGCGGTCTGCAAAAGTAATCTATCAATTCCTGAAAAATATTGGCGCGAACTATCAGCAGTATATTCCAATTGTGGAACGAAAATCAAATGGTATTGGACAGGGAGCCGAGCGGAGTCAACCGCTTGCTTCTCCACCGGATTTGGTTCATCCAGAAAAATCAATGCAGGTAACGAAATGGAGTGTTGAACCGCGAGAATTCGGTCGGTTCCTGATAGATATATTCGATTTATGGGTTGAACAGGATATCGGAGAAGTTTTCGTTCAATATTTTGATAATGCATTATCGAATTGGCTTGGATTGAGAAGCCCGTTATGTGTGTTTGCGCCTGAATGCGGGAAAACGGTGGTTATCGAACATAACGGGATGCTCTATTCCTGCGACCATTATGTATATCCAAAGTTTGCGCTCGGGAATATTTTAGAACATCAGCTTAATGAACTGGTATATTCTGAAAAGCAACAGCAGTTTGGGAAAAATAAATCCGCGTTATTACCAGAATATTGCCAGCAATGCGAAGTTCGGTTCGCCTGTAATGGTGGATGCCCGAAACATCGGTTTCTCCAAACGCCAGCTGGGCAACCGGGGTTGAATTATCTATGTCAAGGGTTGAAATTGTTTTTTGAACATATCCGACCATATATGGAAATTATGAGGCAACTGGTTTATGCTGGGCGTCCAGCTTCAGCAATTAGAGAACTTATAGCTCAACAAAAGAAACTAGAACGAAGTAAAAAAATGAAACCGAACGACTTATGTTTTTGCGGAAGCGGTAAGAAATATAAAAAATGTTGCGGGATGCTAGACGCCGGCTATTAG